A genomic segment from Bacillota bacterium encodes:
- the murJ gene encoding murein biosynthesis integral membrane protein MurJ, translating into MSSMIVSRITGFLRSTLIPNMMSRMESDALFAAFKTTDLMYNLLVGGSIAAALIPVLSGYLVKDMEEEGWKVVGSFINTIFLIMVIVSSLGIIFAPQVVSLTAPGYGPETTELTVALTRILFPSVSFIMLAGLTNGVLNSYQRFASAAYGPSIYNLGSVLSILLFHKSGVTKVAFGIMSSALIYFLCQVSFAFGNLKYYRLKIHLSHPGYKRIVKLAIPSLAASSIVQINTVISQSYTSNFEKGSVTALTNANDIWQLPYGIFAMGMGTAILPTLSEKLAIGEIEAFKKIFIKSIKSILLLVVPSGVGFIVLRGPVISAIYKWSDNFGADRIHMTGNILMFFSLALLSQSILAIINRAFYACNDTKTPLYSGAVSILANALFCYIFFYYTGIGASGMAVAYSLSSIINSVILIYALNKKIKGIYFGQWVKYTLKIFIASMVMGVILFWLNKLVPIDFTRPFAFKSKISELACLFLEIVFGASVYFISVLLMGVEEAQYFLGVINGKFKNIFRTVKNIFKIV; encoded by the coding sequence ATGTCATCCATGATTGTCAGCAGGATAACAGGTTTTTTGAGGTCTACTCTAATACCTAACATGATGTCAAGAATGGAATCCGATGCTTTATTTGCAGCCTTTAAAACGACAGACTTGATGTATAATCTTCTTGTGGGGGGTTCTATTGCAGCAGCCCTTATACCGGTATTATCAGGTTATCTGGTAAAGGATATGGAAGAAGAAGGGTGGAAAGTCGTAGGGTCTTTCATTAACACAATTTTTCTGATTATGGTAATTGTCAGCAGCCTTGGTATAATATTTGCTCCGCAGGTAGTAAGTTTGACAGCCCCGGGGTATGGACCTGAAACAACTGAATTGACAGTTGCTTTAACGAGAATACTTTTTCCTTCTGTAAGCTTTATAATGCTTGCAGGGCTTACTAACGGTGTGCTGAATTCTTATCAGAGGTTTGCTTCAGCGGCATACGGACCATCCATATATAACCTTGGGAGTGTACTGAGTATCCTGCTTTTTCACAAATCAGGGGTTACAAAAGTGGCGTTTGGTATTATGAGCAGTGCATTAATATATTTTCTATGTCAGGTATCTTTTGCCTTTGGCAATTTAAAATATTACAGGTTAAAAATACACTTAAGTCACCCGGGGTACAAAAGAATTGTAAAGCTTGCAATACCTTCCCTTGCAGCTTCATCGATTGTGCAAATAAATACGGTAATATCCCAGTCATATACTTCAAACTTTGAAAAGGGGAGTGTTACAGCCCTTACAAATGCAAACGACATCTGGCAATTACCCTACGGCATTTTTGCTATGGGAATGGGTACGGCTATTCTTCCTACTCTTTCCGAAAAGCTTGCTATTGGGGAAATTGAGGCTTTTAAAAAGATATTTATCAAAAGTATAAAATCTATTCTTTTATTGGTAGTTCCTTCAGGGGTTGGGTTTATTGTGCTGAGAGGCCCAGTAATAAGCGCTATTTACAAATGGTCGGATAATTTTGGCGCAGATAGGATTCATATGACCGGGAATATACTAATGTTTTTTTCTTTGGCTTTACTTTCCCAATCCATATTGGCCATAATAAACAGGGCATTTTATGCTTGCAATGATACAAAAACACCTCTTTATTCAGGAGCGGTATCTATTTTGGCCAATGCTTTATTTTGCTACATATTTTTTTATTATACCGGTATTGGAGCTTCAGGCATGGCAGTGGCCTATTCCCTTTCAAGTATAATTAATTCGGTTATTTTAATATATGCACTAAATAAGAAAATAAAAGGGATATATTTTGGCCAATGGGTGAAATACACCCTGAAAATATTTATAGCTTCCATGGTAATGGGAGTAATACTTTTTTGGCTAAACAAATTGGTACCTATAGATTTTACGAGGCCATTCGCTTTTAAATCGAAAATATCGGAACTTGCATGCCTTTTCCTGGAAATTGTTTTTGGAGCTTCAGTATACTTTATATCTGTGCTTTTAATGGGTGTAGAAGAAGCTCAATACTTTTTAGGTGTTATAAACGGAAAGTTTAAAAACATATTTAGAACTGTAAAAAACATATTTAAAATTGTATAA
- a CDS encoding MoxR family ATPase yields MGNSLEPLKKIIENVEKVIIGKRKAIELALIALACDGHALIEDVPGVGKTSLVSSIAKSIDCSFKRIQFTPDILPSDITGFTIYNQKTGDFEFKPGAVMSNIVLADEINRTSPKTQASLLEVMEEKQVTVDGVTYKVPRPFMVLATQNPVEYLGTYPLPEAQLDRFTLKINIGYPSPADESLILTRFKVDNPLASLPPVTDGQYILQLQEMVRKIHVDSSLNHYIVDIVDATRKNPDVLLGASPRGSLSLYRASQAWAFYNGRDYVIPDDIKKMAIPVLSHRIILKQEAKLKKITTEQIIMSTLNNINVPMVASK; encoded by the coding sequence ATGGGCAACTCTCTTGAGCCTTTAAAAAAAATCATAGAAAATGTTGAAAAAGTGATAATAGGAAAACGTAAAGCCATTGAACTTGCTTTAATTGCTTTGGCTTGTGACGGCCACGCACTTATAGAAGACGTGCCGGGGGTGGGAAAGACCAGTCTCGTATCTTCAATTGCAAAATCGATAGACTGTTCTTTTAAAAGGATACAGTTTACTCCCGATATTTTGCCTTCAGATATCACGGGCTTTACAATATATAATCAGAAAACAGGTGATTTTGAATTTAAGCCTGGAGCTGTAATGAGTAATATAGTGTTAGCGGATGAGATCAACAGGACTTCCCCTAAAACTCAAGCAAGCCTCCTGGAAGTAATGGAAGAAAAACAAGTCACAGTGGATGGAGTGACTTATAAGGTTCCAAGACCCTTTATGGTGCTTGCAACTCAAAATCCTGTAGAATACCTGGGTACCTATCCTCTTCCGGAGGCCCAACTTGACAGGTTTACTCTTAAAATAAATATTGGCTATCCTTCTCCTGCTGATGAAAGCTTGATACTTACAAGATTTAAAGTTGATAATCCTCTTGCTTCTCTACCTCCTGTAACCGATGGGCAGTACATATTGCAGTTACAAGAAATGGTAAGAAAAATTCATGTGGATAGTTCCCTGAACCATTATATCGTAGACATAGTAGATGCCACTCGAAAAAATCCGGATGTTCTTCTTGGAGCAAGTCCAAGAGGGTCCTTGTCTCTATATAGGGCATCTCAAGCATGGGCTTTCTATAACGGCAGGGATTATGTTATCCCCGATGACATAAAAAAAATGGCCATACCTGTATTATCTCATAGAATCATTCTTAAGCAAGAAGCAAAACTCAAAAAAATAACAACTGAACAAATAATAATGTCAACATTAAATAATATAAATGTCCCTATGGTGGCTTCAAAATGA
- a CDS encoding RecX family transcriptional regulator, whose translation MRITSTVKDEREERVYKIYIDNVYSFSVSEEDYFRFNLYEKYEISEEEINNIKEAANFTAAKSKALIYLSFKFRTEKEVRLKLEGEGFSSGITEKVINDLKAEGYINDRLYVMKYLHERRKLNPKSKRRLIQELKNKGIKKELILEGLEELKIDNILVAEELVRKKFNNLNLSQKRVEKKVYQYLQYRGFSADEIKTVLSKLAHN comes from the coding sequence ATGCGGATAACTTCAACCGTAAAAGATGAAAGAGAAGAGAGAGTATACAAAATCTATATAGATAATGTATATTCCTTTTCTGTTTCTGAAGAGGATTATTTTAGGTTCAACCTTTATGAAAAATACGAAATATCCGAAGAAGAGATTAATAATATAAAGGAAGCTGCCAACTTTACAGCCGCCAAGTCAAAAGCTTTAATTTACCTTTCTTTTAAATTCCGGACTGAAAAAGAAGTAAGGTTAAAACTTGAAGGTGAAGGATTTAGTTCCGGTATAACTGAAAAAGTAATAAATGACCTTAAGGCGGAAGGTTATATTAATGACAGGCTTTATGTCATGAAATACCTCCATGAGAGAAGAAAACTAAACCCTAAATCAAAGCGGAGGTTAATCCAGGAGCTAAAAAATAAAGGGATAAAAAAGGAGTTAATATTAGAAGGCCTGGAAGAATTAAAAATTGATAATATTTTAGTTGCTGAAGAATTAGTAAGAAAAAAATTTAATAATTTAAACCTGTCCCAAAAAAGAGTGGAAAAAAAAGTTTATCAATACCTGCAATATAGGGGTTTTAGTGCTGACGAAATTAAAACAGTTTTAAGTAAACTGGCACATAATTAA
- a CDS encoding transglutaminase domain-containing protein encodes MKILRKYKTNLIVSNIINIVLTVLTSFSIVYALIFTLGFDYSPIKILIFTFFAVIIYSIIFLNKLTLIITGISIGIVACSRLIYLIYKKTLFESLNALLTFLSWNYNYIYGYEGINNTYQDYTALFLIILVSFLVYIFTIKYFNFLVILCGGIIIFVIQWIMEYTISYVSFYLFVFLIIQYYFKYVYSKKGQEPANDYAVSGVFTIYVLPISFAVFIISFALPKSNNPIEWEWLDKQINKVYDFINDNFKYTSYDYFSFNSTGFGQDDDAKLGGKVRIDKTPVLKVETQKRIYLKGACRDFYTGYSWINSNNALNLLEDPSTLFNPDYLREIKNNVVENEHFYEILEPILGLNLFSDNNEPIENFMEENTVNITYLNLRTKTLFTPSKLLKLIFPSTMKPVIYTDNEGIFSSGQKLGKGFQYTLNTYDLKYSDNNFKDILRKSYTGLYNNMLSKYSSVLIKDINGDTIRINFDYIRRLSERAKQIYSKYIQLPEGLPQRVVDLAKAITSEKNNNFDRVKSIEEYLSNNYPYTLKPNPTPRGRDFVDYFLFDLKEGYCTYYATAMVILVRSIGIPARYVEGYMLPPEPVEEKIYEVTNQNAHAWVEVYFEGFGWIPFEPTAPFVYSFYNSSQYTGTISGSFYEDPYYLEYMEMLEMYAPSIFDRLPHLENQEAEDKGMSFGLFLIWTVIALLLILVLLLIINLSRSKYILNRIKRMSPKESVIAIVEHYIKILSAQGYPVAPGETPLEYAERINRYFVFEKYSYKGESIDSFTRRIRDVEELYKHSMFSKVMEIFIFARYSTAEITQNQKETALAFYDKLIAETKDSMGVIKYFIYRYILGRI; translated from the coding sequence ATGAAGATTTTGAGGAAATATAAAACAAATTTAATTGTTAGTAATATCATTAATATTGTTTTAACAGTATTGACAAGTTTTAGCATTGTTTATGCCCTGATTTTTACTCTTGGGTTTGACTATTCACCCATTAAGATATTAATATTTACATTTTTTGCTGTAATAATTTACTCAATAATCTTTTTGAACAAACTTACTCTGATAATAACAGGTATATCGATAGGAATTGTTGCTTGTTCCCGGTTAATCTACCTGATTTACAAGAAAACTTTGTTTGAATCTTTAAATGCACTACTTACTTTCTTATCATGGAACTATAATTATATATATGGTTATGAGGGGATTAACAACACTTACCAGGATTATACCGCTCTATTTCTAATTATACTTGTATCCTTTCTTGTCTATATTTTTACTATAAAATACTTCAATTTTTTAGTAATACTTTGCGGTGGCATAATAATTTTCGTAATTCAATGGATTATGGAATATACTATTAGTTATGTTTCATTCTACCTGTTTGTATTTTTAATAATCCAATACTATTTTAAATATGTATATTCTAAAAAAGGCCAAGAACCTGCAAATGATTACGCAGTCTCCGGAGTTTTCACAATATATGTTTTACCCATAAGTTTTGCAGTTTTTATTATATCTTTTGCGCTTCCTAAAAGCAATAATCCCATTGAATGGGAATGGCTTGATAAACAAATTAATAAAGTATATGACTTTATAAACGACAACTTCAAGTACACTTCCTATGATTATTTTTCTTTTAATTCAACAGGTTTTGGACAAGATGACGACGCCAAGTTGGGTGGAAAGGTGCGAATTGACAAAACCCCCGTGTTAAAGGTTGAAACCCAGAAAAGGATTTATCTAAAAGGGGCATGTAGAGACTTCTATACAGGATACTCTTGGATCAATAGCAATAACGCCCTAAATCTTCTGGAGGACCCAAGTACTTTATTTAACCCGGATTATTTGAGAGAGATAAAAAATAATGTGGTGGAAAATGAACATTTTTATGAAATATTAGAACCTATATTAGGTTTGAACCTTTTTTCCGATAATAATGAGCCTATAGAAAACTTTATGGAAGAAAATACAGTTAATATAACATATTTAAATCTTAGAACAAAAACATTATTTACCCCTTCAAAACTGCTCAAGCTTATTTTTCCTTCAACTATGAAACCAGTAATCTATACAGATAATGAAGGTATTTTTTCTTCAGGTCAAAAACTTGGAAAGGGCTTTCAATACACTTTAAACACTTACGATTTAAAGTATTCGGACAATAATTTTAAGGATATTCTAAGAAAAAGCTACACCGGATTATATAATAACATGTTAAGTAAGTATAGTTCTGTTTTGATTAAAGATATAAATGGCGATACTATCAGAATAAATTTTGATTATATTAGAAGACTATCTGAAAGGGCAAAACAAATATATTCCAAATACATCCAATTACCTGAAGGTCTTCCTCAAAGGGTAGTGGATCTTGCAAAAGCCATAACTTCGGAAAAGAATAACAATTTTGACAGGGTTAAATCAATAGAAGAATATCTATCCAACAACTATCCTTATACATTAAAACCCAATCCAACACCTCGAGGAAGAGATTTTGTAGATTATTTTCTGTTTGATTTAAAAGAAGGCTATTGTACATATTACGCTACTGCTATGGTCATTTTGGTAAGAAGCATTGGAATACCTGCAAGATATGTTGAAGGCTATATGTTGCCTCCGGAACCTGTCGAAGAAAAGATATATGAAGTAACCAACCAGAATGCCCATGCATGGGTGGAAGTATACTTTGAAGGATTCGGATGGATACCTTTTGAGCCTACAGCTCCTTTTGTATACAGTTTCTATAACAGCAGCCAATATACAGGCACAATAAGCGGAAGTTTTTATGAAGATCCTTATTATCTTGAATATATGGAAATGCTTGAAATGTATGCACCGTCAATTTTTGATAGATTGCCTCACTTGGAAAATCAAGAAGCTGAAGATAAAGGAATGAGTTTTGGACTGTTTTTAATTTGGACAGTTATTGCTTTGTTATTAATATTAGTACTGCTTTTAATAATCAACTTATCTAGAAGCAAGTATATTTTAAACAGAATAAAAAGAATGTCTCCAAAGGAAAGTGTTATTGCAATTGTGGAACATTATATTAAAATTCTCTCTGCACAGGGTTATCCTGTAGCACCTGGTGAAACACCATTGGAATATGCCGAAAGAATCAACAGGTATTTTGTCTTTGAAAAGTATAGTTACAAGGGCGAAAGTATAGATAGCTTTACAAGAAGAATCCGTGATGTAGAAGAGTTATATAAGCATTCCATGTTTAGTAAAGTTATGGAAATTTTCATCTTTGCCAGGTATAGCACTGCTGAAATCACGCAAAACCAAAAAGAAACCGCCCTTGCTTTTTATGATAAGCTAATTGCTGAAACAAAAGACAGTATGGGAGTTATCAAGTATTTTATCTATAGGTATATATTAGGAAGAATATGA
- a CDS encoding L-lactate dehydrogenase — protein MTKVTIIGAGFVGSTTAYTLMTSGLISEIAIIDINVKKAEGEVMDLNHGMSFVSPVRIHVGTYEDCKDSDIVIITAGANQKPGETRIDLVRKNTQVFKDIISHIVKYCNNNSILLVVTNPVDILTYVTCKISGFPESKVIGSGTVLDTARFRYLLANHVGIDARNIHGYIIGEHGDTEVAVWSSANIAGIPVDEYCEKCHKCEDKIRRHEIFEEVKNAAYKIIEKKSATYYAVALSVRRIVEAVVRNENSILTVSSLLKGQYGLSDVCLSLPTIVNSKGIETILDIPLDSQEIDLLNKSANSLKAVIRELDI, from the coding sequence ATAACAAAAGTGACAATTATAGGTGCCGGATTTGTTGGCTCAACAACAGCCTATACATTGATGACAAGCGGTTTGATATCGGAAATAGCCATTATTGACATCAATGTGAAAAAGGCCGAAGGCGAAGTTATGGACTTAAATCACGGCATGTCATTTGTAAGTCCTGTAAGAATACATGTAGGAACTTATGAAGATTGCAAGGATTCGGATATAGTAATAATAACTGCCGGAGCAAACCAAAAACCCGGAGAAACCAGGATAGACTTGGTAAGAAAGAATACACAGGTATTTAAGGATATAATATCACATATTGTAAAGTACTGTAACAATAACTCAATTTTGCTGGTAGTAACTAACCCTGTAGACATATTGACTTATGTTACCTGTAAAATTTCAGGTTTTCCGGAAAGCAAAGTCATAGGTTCCGGGACAGTGCTTGATACTGCCAGGTTTAGATACCTTCTTGCCAATCACGTAGGAATTGATGCCAGAAATATACATGGTTATATAATAGGTGAACACGGAGACACCGAAGTAGCTGTCTGGAGCAGTGCAAACATTGCCGGAATACCTGTAGACGAATATTGTGAAAAATGTCATAAATGTGAGGATAAAATTAGAAGGCATGAAATTTTTGAAGAAGTAAAAAACGCTGCATATAAAATAATTGAAAAGAAAAGTGCAACATATTATGCTGTTGCTCTTTCAGTCAGGCGGATCGTGGAGGCTGTTGTAAGGAATGAAAACTCAATTCTGACAGTATCCAGCTTGTTAAAGGGGCAGTATGGGTTAAGCGATGTATGTTTGAGTTTACCTACAATAGTGAACAGTAAAGGAATAGAGACCATATTGGATATACCTTTGGACAGCCAGGAAATAGATTTGCTAAATAAATCGGCTAATTCTTTGAAAGCAGTAATAAGGGAGTTGGATATTTGA
- the recA gene encoding recombinase RecA, which yields MLEKKKALDMAISQIEKQFGKGAIMKLGENTHLNVEVIPTGALGLDIALGVGGVPRGRIVEIFGPESSGKTTVALHIIAEAQKNGGEAAFIDAEHALDPIYAKNLGVDIDNLIVSQPDTGEQALEIAEALVRSGAIDVIVIDSVAALVPKAEIDGEMGDPHVGLQARLMSQALRKLAGVISKSRTTAIFINQLREKVGVMFGNPETTPGGRALKFYSSVRLDVRKVETLKQGTEVIGNKTRVKVVKNKVAPPFKEAEFDIIYGEGISKEGSLLDVAVNLDIINKSGSWYSYNDQRIGQGRENAKQFLKENKDVAGEIENKIRENFKLAFSKSMGVHSEGGEDEIPEFDE from the coding sequence ATGCTTGAAAAAAAGAAAGCTCTTGATATGGCTATAAGTCAGATAGAAAAGCAATTCGGCAAAGGAGCTATAATGAAGCTTGGAGAAAATACACATTTAAATGTTGAAGTAATTCCCACCGGCGCCTTAGGCCTTGACATAGCTCTAGGAGTAGGAGGGGTGCCGAGAGGAAGAATTGTAGAGATATTTGGCCCGGAATCTTCCGGTAAAACTACAGTTGCTCTTCATATTATTGCCGAAGCACAAAAAAATGGCGGAGAAGCAGCTTTTATTGACGCAGAACATGCGCTGGATCCAATTTATGCCAAAAATTTAGGAGTAGATATTGATAACCTCATAGTGTCCCAGCCGGATACGGGAGAACAGGCCCTTGAAATTGCAGAAGCCTTGGTGAGAAGCGGAGCCATTGATGTAATTGTTATAGACTCGGTAGCTGCACTGGTACCAAAAGCCGAGATTGATGGAGAAATGGGAGATCCCCATGTAGGTCTTCAAGCCCGGTTAATGTCTCAAGCCTTGAGGAAACTTGCAGGTGTTATAAGTAAATCAAGAACAACAGCCATATTTATAAACCAGCTTAGGGAAAAAGTTGGAGTTATGTTTGGAAACCCTGAAACTACACCTGGAGGAAGAGCATTAAAATTTTATTCTTCAGTCAGACTTGATGTAAGAAAAGTTGAGACATTAAAACAGGGTACTGAAGTTATTGGCAACAAGACGAGGGTTAAAGTAGTTAAGAATAAAGTAGCTCCACCTTTTAAAGAAGCTGAGTTTGATATAATATACGGGGAAGGAATATCTAAAGAGGGAAGTTTACTTGATGTTGCAGTAAACCTTGATATTATCAACAAAAGCGGTTCCTGGTATTCTTATAACGACCAGAGGATTGGACAGGGAAGGGAAAATGCAAAACAGTTTTTAAAGGAAAATAAAGATGTTGCAGGAGAAATTGAAAACAAAATAAGAGAGAATTTTAAACTGGCTTTCTCCAAGAGCATGGGGGTTCATTCGGAAGGCGGAGAAGATGAAATACCTGAATTTGACGAGTAA
- a CDS encoding competence/damage-inducible protein A, protein MNAEIIAVGTELLLGQIINTNAQYISQRLPEVGVNVYYHSVVGDNPERLTKCLNIAMERSDVIITTGGLGPTKDDLTKETVAKILGKKLVLHDETLEKMKAFFKKYNRQMTANNIKQAYLPEGSLIIKNKNGTAPGCIIESGDKTVIMLPGPPSEMRPMFEESVLPYFMGKSNYVLVSKYVRIFGIGESQVEDKIMDIVENQTNPTIAPYAKEGEVMLRVTARCKKGEAPEELIDPVINEIQNRLGDAVYSTDNKELEEVVADLLISNNLTISIAESCTGGLISKKLTDVAGISRVFEGSVISYSNNLKRNLLGVSKEILEKYGAVSNSTAIEMAKGIREIANTDIGLAVTGIAGPGGGTSEKPIGLVYVALAHNNGVDSKELRLWGERSRIRNVASLYALDMVRRYTIQIKD, encoded by the coding sequence ATGAATGCTGAAATAATAGCAGTGGGTACAGAATTACTCTTAGGGCAGATTATAAACACCAATGCCCAATATATATCTCAGAGGCTTCCGGAGGTAGGAGTCAATGTCTATTACCATAGTGTTGTAGGTGATAATCCGGAAAGGTTGACAAAATGTTTAAATATTGCAATGGAACGCTCCGACGTTATTATAACGACTGGAGGGTTGGGGCCAACTAAGGATGACCTTACAAAAGAAACAGTAGCCAAAATCCTTGGTAAAAAACTTGTACTTCATGATGAAACCCTTGAAAAAATGAAGGCTTTTTTTAAGAAGTATAACAGGCAGATGACTGCAAACAATATTAAACAGGCCTATTTACCGGAAGGGAGTTTGATTATAAAAAATAAAAACGGTACAGCACCAGGCTGCATTATTGAGTCTGGCGATAAAACTGTTATAATGCTTCCCGGACCACCATCCGAAATGAGGCCTATGTTTGAAGAAAGTGTCTTGCCCTATTTTATGGGAAAATCAAATTACGTGCTGGTGTCTAAATATGTCAGGATATTTGGAATAGGGGAATCTCAAGTTGAGGACAAGATTATGGATATTGTGGAAAATCAGACTAATCCTACGATAGCCCCTTATGCTAAGGAAGGTGAAGTAATGCTTAGAGTTACCGCCAGGTGTAAAAAGGGAGAAGCGCCGGAAGAGCTTATTGATCCGGTAATTAATGAAATTCAAAATAGGTTGGGAGATGCTGTCTACTCAACTGACAACAAGGAATTGGAAGAGGTGGTGGCAGACTTGCTTATTTCCAACAATCTGACGATATCTATTGCAGAATCTTGTACAGGGGGGCTTATATCGAAAAAGCTGACAGATGTTGCAGGTATTTCAAGGGTATTTGAAGGGAGTGTAATTTCATATAGTAATAATCTCAAGAGAAATTTATTGGGAGTTAGTAAAGAAATATTGGAAAAGTATGGTGCTGTAAGCAACTCAACGGCTATTGAGATGGCAAAGGGAATAAGGGAAATAGCAAATACTGATATTGGATTGGCTGTTACCGGAATTGCGGGTCCCGGGGGAGGAACTTCTGAAAAGCCTATAGGTCTTGTTTATGTTGCCCTTGCGCATAATAACGGAGTTGATTCAAAAGAACTTAGACTTTGGGGAGAAAGGAGTAGGATAAGAAATGTAGCATCCCTTTACGCATTGGATATGGTAAGAAGATATACAATCCAAATAAAAGACTAA
- a CDS encoding DUF58 domain-containing protein, translating into MMTRNRITYFCLLLLSTIFIYFYGGKVPYMLFFTTVTLPALSLIYTIIIYLRFKYFQEIDKKFIIKGDNINYNFIISNEDFLFYPYLKITFFGTETIFAEQFKTRALSLLPFTEKTFTFNLPCKYSGNYEIGVDRIEIEDFLGIFRLTYKVPFPLSINVYPRIVMIDRFNLKTDFVSESYSVLDSKYEDIGALQDIRKYVYGDNLKKVHWKLTAKLNELMIRKFQSATEASAIIVLDLKKSNYTFEQNTIIEDKLIESAISIIYYCLYSWMPVNLVYYTKEIVATKANNPFDFQNIYKRLAEIRFTHGFNVSDILDVYIKNSTVKTNLLVFTSNLNYDLYNSIYYASFSGFNAIVVYISPDEFTGSINEEAENIISNIPKIGAHIYKISINDEIKPVLER; encoded by the coding sequence ATGATGACTAGGAATAGGATTACTTATTTTTGCCTTTTATTATTATCAACCATATTTATTTATTTTTACGGTGGAAAAGTACCATACATGTTATTTTTTACCACCGTGACATTACCTGCTCTGTCTCTTATATATACAATCATAATTTATTTACGTTTTAAGTATTTCCAGGAAATAGATAAGAAGTTTATAATTAAAGGAGACAATATAAATTATAATTTCATAATCAGCAATGAGGATTTTTTGTTTTATCCTTATTTAAAGATTACATTTTTTGGAACAGAAACAATTTTTGCAGAACAATTTAAAACAAGGGCTCTGTCTCTCCTTCCTTTTACGGAAAAGACATTTACTTTCAACCTGCCCTGTAAATATAGCGGAAATTATGAAATAGGAGTTGACAGGATTGAAATAGAAGATTTTTTAGGTATATTCAGACTTACTTATAAAGTGCCTTTTCCCCTAAGCATAAATGTTTATCCTAGAATAGTTATGATAGATAGGTTTAACTTAAAAACAGATTTTGTTTCAGAGTCCTATTCTGTCTTAGACAGTAAATATGAAGATATTGGGGCCCTACAGGATATTCGCAAGTATGTGTATGGCGATAATTTGAAAAAAGTTCACTGGAAGCTTACTGCAAAGCTAAATGAACTAATGATAAGAAAATTTCAGAGTGCAACTGAAGCAAGCGCCATTATTGTCCTTGATTTAAAAAAGAGCAACTATACTTTTGAACAAAACACAATTATTGAAGATAAATTAATTGAAAGTGCCATATCCATTATTTATTATTGCCTGTATAGCTGGATGCCTGTAAATTTGGTCTATTATACAAAAGAAATTGTAGCTACAAAAGCAAATAATCCTTTTGATTTTCAAAATATTTATAAGCGTTTAGCAGAAATAAGATTTACCCACGGTTTTAATGTATCGGACATATTGGATGTATATATAAAAAACAGCACTGTTAAAACAAACCTTTTAGTGTTTACATCAAATTTAAACTATGATTTATATAATAGTATTTACTATGCGAGTTTTTCGGGGTTTAATGCAATTGTAGTATATATTTCTCCCGATGAATTTACAGGTAGTATAAATGAAGAAGCAGAAAACATTATATCCAATATTCCTAAAATCGGCGCTCATATTTATAAGATTAGTATTAACGATGAAATAAAGCCTGTACTGGAGAGATAA
- a CDS encoding ACT domain-containing protein: protein MMVKQISVFLENKSGRLAAVTRVLGSNDIDISALSIADTTDFGILRLIVNDPDKAVRVLKEHGFTVRSTDVIAISVPDRPGGLASALDVLERESIGIEYTYAFVGKKADEALVILRLDNPEKAIETLKKNNIKVLSAEDVYNL, encoded by the coding sequence ATAATGGTAAAACAGATTTCTGTTTTCCTTGAGAACAAGTCGGGGAGGTTGGCTGCAGTTACACGGGTTTTGGGCTCAAATGATATTGATATTAGTGCTCTTTCAATAGCTGACACTACAGATTTCGGTATTCTAAGACTCATAGTCAATGACCCTGACAAGGCAGTAAGAGTATTGAAAGAACATGGTTTTACAGTTAGAAGTACTGATGTTATAGCGATTTCCGTACCCGATAGGCCTGGAGGATTGGCAAGTGCCCTGGATGTTTTGGAAAGAGAATCTATAGGCATAGAGTATACTTACGCTTTCGTAGGGAAAAAAGCTGATGAGGCACTGGTTATATTGCGCCTTGACAATCCGGAAAAAGCTATCGAAACCTTGAAAAAAAATAATATAAAGGTATTGTCAGCTGAGGATGTTTATAATTTATGA